The Verrucomicrobiia bacterium genome has a segment encoding these proteins:
- a CDS encoding sulfatase-like hydrolase/transferase → MAAFAPPAAPQEFRRRPSWTRVWMAGWLMAAAALVCPADEPAQRTLRQHSAAKPNILFIMLDDVGIDQLRSFNPLAPNPPSTPNLDTIAAAGVKFTRCYSMPECSPGRACFFTGRYPLRTGVTAAILNLDLTGAQVSRFEVTTPRILATAGYRNAMIGKFHLAGPDNNPDGFGTPHALGWDYFNGTLYGAPAYIDPTLGGQYTADATNYCWGFPVGSQRGVGWFLTSSNTVVCQDNDGLGYTGKEICTLGGIPALNAAGQFAANCAAARSSGRTVTFTNNNGYYMWPRAINDGSNVTTGIGRRYATTDQTDNAVAWIQQQQQAGDAPWMCTVSYSSIHTPYQPPPDSLYPPGFEWPSGLPENDCANEGTIKLVSNLMVSATDHEIGRLLVESGLAMRGPDGRLDYDPSATDTMIVIASDNGTYLDSVNYPYNPLRSKGSPYQTGVLVPLIVAGPVVASPGRSVDHIVSAVDLFELFGELAGVEVRAAVPPTHILDSRPMLAYLTDVDQPAIRKFAFAQMGNGLKAPTTHIWPTVVGVGPASICTDSIFTSQSLAESEGGTWFGPGGSQEFYSCCDVLAANIYTNLTLLDIRSWMVADDRYKLIKFDRAACESALGQYEFYDLRPTPLNPVNPLGLDNAGHDLLTNGVAVNLTPEQQRHYDELLAELNRILTSEPACYTDGNLDKQVTQLDLDGVLQYWGQASWFDVNSDGTTDQLDLDCVMANLGNNCLESGAGIVCPTPPYLSNISLSNDEMFRFFFNSTPGVPFTVIATTNLSLPASTWMNLGLATETSPGSFMFTDAPATNLLPRIYQVRTP, encoded by the coding sequence ATGGCTGCATTTGCCCCACCCGCTGCTCCGCAGGAATTCCGCCGCCGGCCTAGTTGGACGCGTGTCTGGATGGCGGGCTGGCTGATGGCTGCTGCAGCGCTTGTCTGCCCGGCCGACGAACCGGCCCAACGGACCCTTCGCCAGCATTCGGCTGCCAAACCCAACATCCTGTTCATCATGCTTGATGATGTCGGGATTGATCAACTGCGCTCGTTCAACCCGCTGGCGCCGAATCCTCCATCCACACCGAACCTGGACACCATCGCCGCGGCCGGGGTCAAATTCACCCGCTGCTATTCCATGCCGGAGTGTTCTCCGGGTCGTGCATGCTTTTTCACCGGACGCTACCCGCTGCGCACCGGCGTCACGGCCGCCATCCTGAACCTCGACCTTACCGGCGCCCAGGTCTCGCGCTTTGAAGTCACGACCCCCCGGATCCTCGCCACTGCCGGCTATCGAAACGCAATGATCGGCAAATTCCACCTCGCCGGCCCGGATAATAATCCCGACGGCTTTGGGACACCCCACGCGCTGGGCTGGGATTACTTCAACGGCACGCTGTATGGGGCGCCCGCCTATATTGATCCCACGCTTGGCGGACAATACACCGCGGATGCCACAAATTATTGCTGGGGCTTTCCAGTCGGATCCCAGCGCGGCGTCGGCTGGTTTCTTACCTCAAGCAATACCGTCGTGTGCCAGGACAATGACGGCCTCGGCTACACCGGAAAGGAGATCTGCACACTGGGAGGCATCCCTGCGCTGAATGCAGCCGGCCAGTTTGCGGCGAATTGTGCGGCGGCCCGGTCATCCGGCCGCACGGTCACATTTACCAACAACAATGGATATTATATGTGGCCGAGGGCGATCAATGATGGATCGAATGTCACGACGGGGATCGGGCGCCGATATGCCACGACGGACCAGACGGACAACGCGGTGGCCTGGATTCAACAGCAGCAGCAGGCGGGGGATGCGCCGTGGATGTGCACGGTGAGCTACTCCTCCATCCACACGCCGTATCAGCCACCACCGGATTCGCTGTATCCTCCGGGATTCGAATGGCCGTCCGGGCTTCCGGAAAACGACTGCGCAAACGAGGGCACCATCAAACTGGTCAGCAACCTGATGGTGTCGGCGACCGACCACGAAATCGGCCGCCTGCTGGTCGAGTCCGGACTTGCGATGCGGGGCCCCGACGGGCGACTCGACTACGACCCCTCCGCAACGGACACGATGATCGTGATCGCCTCGGACAACGGCACGTATCTCGACAGCGTCAACTATCCCTACAATCCGCTGCGATCGAAGGGCAGCCCCTACCAGACCGGCGTCCTGGTGCCCCTGATCGTGGCCGGGCCTGTGGTCGCCAGCCCTGGGCGTTCGGTGGACCATATCGTCAGTGCCGTGGATCTGTTTGAGCTGTTTGGTGAACTGGCCGGTGTGGAGGTCCGCGCCGCCGTCCCTCCAACGCACATCCTCGACAGCCGCCCCATGCTCGCCTATCTCACCGATGTGGATCAGCCGGCCATCCGGAAGTTTGCCTTTGCCCAGATGGGCAACGGGCTCAAAGCCCCGACGACCCACATCTGGCCGACCGTGGTCGGTGTGGGGCCGGCGAGTATTTGCACCGACTCGATCTTCACCTCACAGAGCCTGGCGGAGTCCGAGGGCGGAACCTGGTTCGGGCCCGGGGGATCCCAGGAATTCTATTCCTGCTGCGACGTTCTGGCGGCCAACATCTACACCAATCTCACCCTCCTCGACATTCGATCGTGGATGGTGGCGGACGACCGCTACAAGCTCATCAAGTTTGACCGCGCCGCCTGTGAATCCGCACTGGGCCAGTATGAATTTTATGATCTGCGGCCCACGCCCCTCAATCCGGTCAATCCCCTGGGGCTGGACAACGCCGGCCATGATCTGCTGACCAATGGCGTGGCGGTCAATCTGACTCCGGAACAGCAGCGGCACTACGATGAACTGCTGGCCGAACTGAACCGCATTCTGACCTCCGAGCCCGCATGCTACACGGATGGCAATCTCGACAAGCAGGTGACCCAATTGGATTTGGACGGCGTCCTGCAGTACTGGGGACAGGCCAGCTGGTTCGATGTCAACAGTGACGGCACCACCGATCAACTGGACCTCGACTGCGTCATGGCCAATCTCGGTAACAACTGCCTGGAATCCGGTGCCGGTATCGTGTGTCCCACGCCGCCGTATCTCAGCAATATCTCGCTGTCGAACGACGAGATGTTCCGGTTCTTCTTCAACAGCACTCCGGGGGTGCCCTTCACCGTCATTGCCACCACCAATCTTTCATTGCCCGCGTCCACATGGATGAACTTGGGGCTGGCCACGGAAACCAGCCCCGGCTCGTTCATGTTCACCGACGCGCCCGCAACGAATCTCCTGCCACGCATCTACCAGGTGCGCACGCCCTAG
- a CDS encoding Ig-like domain-containing protein, whose translation MVHGLSGKCGAFRWAALMLSGLAAATFLSAQAPQIASVTPANEATDVPGETPLVIVFDQVMDTLFPVLTGVGNLALQPPGIAAQVQGTWGDDRRTLTIAPFFGPWPINQTIAWTLNPSGVNALFAIKSAASVPLASVSGSFSTGVGAPAMGSVTPANNAQAVPTNTALTFRFTQPMKKITLPGGNPPAVSITGPGLDPAMLTYGWSSDGRSLVCEYLGGFPRSTRVTWALNPAGAPIQLESETGKPLASATYSGAFTTGSTGNCDRDPLPGWGSYGMTRRGNYLQESAAEPVPDVEFDEPFFFGAVIDSPDFGPPVTAASLEFPDGSRTNLTAFGSFAYFASFETEAEMLQEYPAGTYTERFTQTGLPERVVPIQAHIDFPPIPRITNFAEAQAVRPEQAFTLQWVAFTGASGNDFISMFIYDEEDVLRPVVFQAPDPCVPLELEPTATSIVLPPNTFQTGRSYVGELLFGKSFLYSTNTFPMMYGYGFNFRAVRFPMKAEGGVSPADPAVLSNGRVQDTGRFAFDLEGTPATAYKIQRVDRLDAVNWPEISTVTTDATGAAAFEDGQILGPGPWFYRAVAP comes from the coding sequence ATGGTACATGGATTGTCGGGGAAGTGCGGCGCGTTCCGCTGGGCCGCCCTGATGCTGTCGGGCCTGGCCGCCGCCACCTTCCTTTCGGCCCAAGCTCCGCAAATTGCGTCGGTCACGCCCGCGAACGAGGCCACGGACGTCCCGGGAGAAACGCCGCTGGTCATCGTGTTCGATCAGGTCATGGACACGCTGTTTCCGGTGCTTACCGGCGTTGGAAACCTGGCCCTCCAACCCCCGGGTATTGCCGCGCAGGTTCAGGGGACGTGGGGCGACGACCGACGCACCCTCACCATCGCGCCCTTCTTCGGCCCCTGGCCCATCAACCAGACCATCGCCTGGACCCTAAACCCGTCCGGCGTAAACGCGCTCTTTGCCATCAAGAGCGCCGCAAGCGTCCCGTTGGCATCGGTGTCCGGGTCCTTCTCCACCGGCGTCGGCGCACCCGCGATGGGATCGGTCACTCCGGCAAACAACGCCCAGGCGGTGCCAACCAACACCGCCCTGACGTTCCGATTCACCCAGCCCATGAAGAAAATCACACTGCCCGGTGGCAACCCTCCGGCGGTGTCCATCACCGGACCCGGGCTCGATCCGGCCATGCTCACCTACGGTTGGAGTTCGGACGGCCGGTCCCTGGTCTGCGAGTACCTCGGCGGATTCCCCAGGAGCACCCGTGTGACCTGGGCACTGAATCCCGCAGGCGCGCCCATCCAATTGGAAAGCGAGACCGGCAAGCCTCTCGCCAGCGCCACCTATTCGGGCGCCTTCACCACGGGGTCCACGGGAAACTGCGATCGCGACCCATTGCCAGGCTGGGGCTCCTATGGGATGACGCGCCGCGGCAACTATCTCCAGGAATCAGCAGCCGAACCGGTACCGGATGTTGAATTCGACGAACCCTTCTTTTTTGGCGCCGTCATTGACAGCCCCGATTTCGGGCCTCCGGTGACGGCTGCGTCGCTGGAGTTCCCGGATGGCAGCAGGACGAACCTGACCGCATTCGGGAGCTTCGCGTACTTTGCGAGCTTTGAAACTGAGGCGGAAATGCTGCAGGAGTACCCGGCCGGGACCTACACCGAACGCTTCACCCAGACCGGACTCCCCGAACGGGTGGTTCCCATTCAGGCACACATTGATTTCCCCCCGATCCCCAGGATCACGAATTTCGCCGAGGCCCAGGCCGTCAGGCCTGAGCAGGCATTCACTCTTCAATGGGTTGCCTTCACCGGTGCCTCCGGCAACGACTTCATCTCGATGTTCATCTACGACGAGGAGGATGTGTTGCGTCCTGTGGTCTTTCAGGCACCCGATCCCTGTGTCCCCTTGGAACTGGAGCCGACAGCCACCTCAATCGTCCTCCCTCCCAACACCTTCCAGACCGGCCGGTCCTATGTCGGCGAATTGCTGTTTGGCAAAAGCTTCCTGTACTCCACCAACACGTTTCCGATGATGTACGGGTACGGATTCAATTTCCGTGCCGTCCGGTTCCCGATGAAGGCGGAGGGCGGTGTCAGCCCTGCGGATCCCGCCGTGCTCTCCAACGGGCGGGTCCAGGACACAGGCCGGTTCGCCTTCGACCTCGAAGGAACTCCCGCAACCGCCTACAAGATCCAAAGGGTGGACCGTCTGGACGCCGTCAACTGGCCCGAAATCAGCACCGTGACGACGGATGCCACCGGTGCGGCTGCGTTTGAGGACGGCCAGATCCTCGGACCCGGACCCTGGTTTTACCGGGCTGTGGCCCCGTAG
- a CDS encoding type II toxin-antitoxin system prevent-host-death family antitoxin encodes MRSSSRNGPKGPRVQREGRRTLRQSLSGDTVPPVKARLTEPEIVTRNGKPVSVILPIKDYEELLERVEDAGDVAWLKRARKKPLHYRPLEVYLAERNRR; translated from the coding sequence ATGAGGTCATCAAGCCGGAATGGACCGAAAGGCCCGCGAGTTCAGCGAGAAGGGAGGCGAACTTTACGTCAAAGCCTGAGCGGTGATACCGTCCCACCCGTGAAGGCGAGACTGACCGAACCCGAGATTGTGACGCGCAACGGCAAACCCGTATCCGTCATTCTCCCCATCAAGGACTACGAAGAGCTGCTGGAACGAGTTGAGGATGCTGGCGACGTGGCTTGGCTTAAGCGCGCCCGCAAAAAGCCTCTGCATTACCGCCCGCTGGAGGTTTACCTCGCCGAGCGCAACCGCAGGTGA
- a CDS encoding type II toxin-antitoxin system RelE/ParE family toxin: MHRVLVERAAEKDLVRLSSEMHDRVIAAIQTLADNPRPPGCRRLAGSKSDWRIRVGDYRVVYEIADEIRVVRVNRVRHRREVYR; the protein is encoded by the coding sequence ATGCATCGCGTCCTGGTTGAACGCGCCGCCGAAAAAGACTTGGTGCGTCTCTCATCCGAGATGCACGACCGCGTTATCGCGGCGATTCAAACCCTCGCGGACAATCCGCGCCCGCCCGGTTGCCGCAGACTGGCTGGCAGCAAGAGCGACTGGCGAATCCGCGTTGGGGACTATCGTGTGGTGTACGAAATTGCCGACGAGATCCGGGTTGTGCGCGTCAACCGCGTCCGCCATCGCCGCGAAGTTTATCGCTGA
- a CDS encoding LamG domain-containing protein has product MRSVEWNPPHVRHVAALLLAAAATLSTVRAQTTLADFQFNEGTGTTTRSVVNDLVGTLGVSPNPENLPLVIAESPSGAPNDRAVQLLGSGFLVVNDADGPVLAVADEPLTVEAWVKWDGSDFDQYNGILGYGSSYKLGVDSTQIIWTLFGIVDVYSGLFLPQDDLWHHVAAVYEPGVGVEFHLDGATTYVEETRSMRAFANNLLSVGAEGLGNSIVAALDRVRVHKALLTAEELDSVAATPKPVLAATLVAYDFNETAPPFQSATSPSRPAITSEEYFASSTAPVFSPDSPTGSPGDFSMDFTSAGRRVVVPDPNMAISLDTGDFTVQAWVKFGPQTSRAVLFFSNGPGGALSFSILDRRVFVTTLGILDQPSTAVIPDDGGWHHIAVVHEAGTEFRFYVDGLLGQTVPYTGGVLIGVRTAEEFFIGSEPTGGLPYVGKLDRLRITNGQVAPEDLDFRVIPGVDPETPELTVRNVVEVAWPSLPAGYVLQSTTDISDPESWTTVPEAPLASEGQFRIYFPVTLERTFYRLVQP; this is encoded by the coding sequence ATGAGATCGGTAGAATGGAACCCACCCCATGTCCGTCATGTCGCCGCCCTGCTGCTGGCGGCCGCGGCCACCCTGTCCACCGTCCGCGCGCAGACCACGCTCGCGGACTTCCAATTCAACGAAGGCACGGGCACCACCACCCGGAGCGTCGTCAATGACCTCGTCGGCACCCTCGGCGTCAGCCCCAATCCCGAGAATCTCCCGCTGGTGATCGCGGAATCGCCATCCGGTGCGCCCAACGACCGCGCGGTCCAACTGCTGGGATCCGGCTTCCTGGTCGTCAACGACGCCGACGGACCCGTCCTCGCCGTGGCGGACGAACCGCTCACCGTGGAGGCGTGGGTGAAGTGGGACGGCTCGGACTTCGACCAGTACAACGGGATCCTCGGCTACGGCAGCTCCTACAAGCTCGGCGTGGACAGCACCCAGATCATCTGGACCCTGTTCGGGATCGTGGACGTGTACAGCGGCCTGTTTCTGCCGCAGGACGACTTGTGGCACCACGTGGCCGCGGTTTACGAGCCCGGTGTCGGGGTCGAATTCCATCTGGACGGGGCCACGACCTACGTCGAGGAAACGCGCTCCATGCGGGCGTTTGCCAACAACCTGCTGAGCGTTGGCGCCGAAGGACTGGGCAACTCCATCGTGGCGGCCCTGGACCGTGTGAGAGTGCACAAGGCGTTGTTGACGGCGGAGGAACTGGACAGCGTGGCCGCGACACCCAAGCCCGTCCTCGCCGCAACGCTGGTCGCCTACGATTTCAACGAAACGGCGCCGCCGTTCCAGAGCGCAACATCGCCCTCCCGCCCGGCCATCACCTCCGAAGAATATTTCGCGTCCAGCACGGCTCCGGTGTTCTCGCCGGACAGCCCGACGGGTAGTCCCGGGGATTTTTCGATGGATTTCACCTCGGCCGGACGCCGGGTCGTGGTGCCGGATCCGAACATGGCCATCAGCCTCGACACCGGCGACTTCACCGTGCAGGCGTGGGTGAAGTTTGGTCCGCAGACCTCGCGGGCCGTCCTGTTCTTCAGCAACGGACCCGGAGGCGCCCTGTCGTTCTCCATTCTGGACCGGCGGGTCTTTGTGACCACGCTGGGTATCCTCGACCAGCCGTCCACGGCGGTGATCCCGGACGACGGCGGCTGGCACCATATCGCCGTCGTGCACGAGGCCGGAACGGAATTCCGGTTCTATGTGGACGGCCTGCTCGGCCAGACCGTGCCCTACACGGGTGGCGTGTTGATCGGGGTGCGGACTGCGGAAGAATTCTTCATCGGCAGCGAGCCGACGGGGGGCCTGCCCTATGTGGGCAAGCTGGACCGGCTGCGCATCACCAACGGTCAGGTGGCACCCGAGGATCTCGACTTCCGGGTCATTCCGGGCGTGGACCCCGAGACGCCGGAACTGACGGTGCGCAACGTGGTTGAAGTGGCGTGGCCGAGCCTGCCCGCCGGCTACGTCCTCCAATCCACGACGGACATTTCGGACCCGGAAAGCTGGACCACGGTGCCGGAGGCCCCCCTCGCCTCGGAAGGCCAGTTCCGCATCTACTTCCCGGTAACACTGGAGAGAACCTTCTACCGCCTGGTGCAGCCGTAG